The stretch of DNA taaaagttCTTGTAGTTGCATCCCAGAGTTGATCTTTGCCcagaagccattttttaaaaaaatttgagcaTCATTTACTAATTGGAGAGAGGGAACGAAATAGTTAGACTGtcaaatttaatacattttggttcatttatatttcctctgaattttcttaaaactaaaaaagtttttttttgggggggtgggcggctcctctcttcccttatacATTTTACTGTAGTTTGCTAAAATAAGTCAGATAGTATCTTCAACACTGTTGGATATCTTCTTAGCCAATCACTGATTCCATCagatttatttcctattttctacaTTAGTGTAGGTGAGAGTGTTGCCAAATTTTCCATCATAACACAAGTCtccttttctccaaattttatgaacattttcctttaaattccagCTGCCAGCTTCCTTGAAGCCCTTTTAGACTTCTGTTAACACTGTCATAAAATCCCCCCAGTCTTTCACCAACACTCATCTCTAAATCTTTAAGCCTTTTCTAATAATCTCATTGATGTCCTCCCATCTTACCTTTACTGCCTCCCCCAGAGCCAATGCCACCTGTTGTAATGTCTATTACAGTAGCACCCTACATCTGTTGCATTTATCCATTATTACATAGCAAACCATTCCAAAACTTGTAGCTTAAAATAAGAGcactcatttattttgcttagtggTCTAAAATTTGGTAGAAATACCTCATGTCTTCTCCATGAGGCTTCAGGTGGGGAAGTTCAAAGGCTGACTGTGGCCTGACCTCTGAGGGCTGCAATCATTTGAAGACTTCCTCACGCACATATTTGTTCTGTGGAGGATGTTGAGTTCTGTGTTGGGTAGACTAAATCTGAGAATTGCATGAGAGATTCAATGAAAAGTTGAACTCGCTGACTTGAAGCTCAAGAGACGAGTATAGACTGGGAATTATGAATTGAGAGTCAATGGAATATTGATGGCCATTTAACCAGTATACGTGGATGAGAATAGAGACAGAAGTAAAAGAACCCTAAATATATTGATGTTtatgagattaaaaatagaagaactaGGTAGGAGGAATGAAGGTAAGAAGAGAACTGGGATTCGGGACATTtcagtatcaaaaagaaaagaaagctttaagAGAGGGTTCTTAAGAGAAACCCCCAAAATAAAGCTCCCCCTCAAATATGTACATTCCCCAGATTGAAGTCTTTGGGTATATTAGAGCATGGTTAGTGTTCTGGGTAGTGGTGCTGGGGGTGTAAACCTGGTGccaattaataaaaatcaaaagctaagcagtcaacaaatatatattgactaTCAAACATGTTCAGTATTGTGAGTGCAGAGTGCCTGAGATGTGATAAAGTTCAGACTGAAAGTGGAGGTGCTAAAAGAAGCTTCATGATAAATGAGGCTTAGGGTAATGGATAAAAAGGAGTTGCTTATCTATTTCACTTTAAGATTGTTTTGGAATGctaatatgtttaaaatgagaggggtgcctggatggctcacttggttaagcatctgcctttggctcaagtcatgatctcaggatcctgggatggagccctgcatgccTGTGGTTTCAgactccctcctcagcagggagtctgcttctccttctcactctgcctctctcctcttgcttatgcactgcctctctctctctctctctcaaataaataaataaaatcttattaatcaattaattaattaattaaaatgagaaaagtaaatcttgaagaaaaaacagGATTAGACATGGCTGTCTTCTCAGGGGGTGCCTTCTGAGCCCATTATACCTGGAATATTTTACTAAACCCATCTGTTTCTATACTCATCATTCTCTCAGTCCATTAGTCTAGTTAGGACAGATACTTGAAAAATAGCTCcaagtattatgctgagtgaaataagtcaatcggagaaggacaaatattatatggtctcattcatttggggaatataaaaaatagtgaaagggaataaaggggaaaggagaaaaaaggagtggtaaatatcagggagggagacagaacatgagagactcctaactctgggaaatgaactgggggtagtggaaggggaggtgggtggggagtgggggtgactgggtgacgtgcactggggggggggcacttgatgggatgagcactgggtgttattctatatgttggcaaattgaacacaaataaaaaataaatttatattaaaaaaaagttttgttcccacactgaaaattacaaattgTGTTCAAGATATTTACATGCCAGAGAATGTTTGAATGCCAGAGAAACTTAAGTTTCTATGTTTCTGTCAACATGTCCATGtacaatgtttgttttttgtttttgtttttttgttttgttttgtttttttccatttgaaagtaGTCATTTATTAACTGACCAGATCACAAAAATAATCATGGTAGATACCTTAGTTCATCCTTCTAATAAGCCTATTGATCTGGTCTTCCCTGTTGCCAGCATCTCCACCTTCTACAAAATGGGTGGTCATTTTCTTCATTCCGACACGTGGAGAAGATAATTTGAAGGGCCATAAAAAGTTGTTGGCTTCTTTGAAACGTTTTCCAACAGTATAGATCTCGTGAATCAGATCCTCCATGCAGATGATGCCATATTTACCAAGAGACCGAGCAATCAATGTGTTATCTGTCAGGGCAATTCGCTTCTTGTTGATCTTGCCATAACCACGCTTGTAGATCAATTCATTCACTGACTTCAGGTTTGGGTACCCCCATGCTGATGGTTCCACAGTCCTTAGCATGTTAACTGAAGCCTTGTTGAGCTTAACAAAGGTGCCATTGAAGATCTGGCGAAGGCGAAGAAGCTGCAACACCTTTCGAACCTTTGGGCTCACACCATTGATACCTCTGATCCTGATGACAAATGCCAACTTGGGTTCTGCAGGCACGTAGAAGTTGCCAGCTTTTCTCGCCATCCTCGCCATGCGAATCTCAGTTCTGTACATCTGCCTGTATTCCTTGTGGTAATGCTTAGCCTCTTCATAGATAAGCTTCCTCCTTGCCTTTCGAAGCATCTTTTGGGCAAACTTTTTTCTCAGACGCTTGATCTTCAACTCCGCGAAGTTCCTTCGCTTTTTCTTAAGGGTTTCCGGCACAGCAGGaaccttcttcttctcttctgcaGTCTCCATGGTTCCAGCAGGAAAAAGAggactgtttgtttgtttttgaggatatgttgttttgtttgtataGTCAGTAGTTACAgataatttgattttcaaatttatagcatgttatttttgtttaatggTTCATGTCTGAAGGTAGATTTGAATTGTGCCCTTAATATTAACAGATGTTGACTGATGAGCATGTGGCAGTTTGTGGATACCACAAGCTGAAAGCTCTATGAAATAAACCAGGATATGAACCTAGCAGCCTAGGTTTTTATGCAAACATTCTCATAGCTAGGGTATATAAACCTGTTCTCCCCAAAATTGTTTTGAACAGACATACTCCATCCAGACCCTTTGTTAACAAGTAGTAAGCTTagtcatatatttaaattaaaattttcttagcTTATTTTAAGATGTAGTTAAACATGTAGGAGACATATTGTCTCCTGTGCTGTTTTCTTCCTCCTTAGAAAGGTTCTCTCCTCATTCTACTCTCATAATTCTGACCAAAAAACTGTATCTTACTTACATTTGCAAGAGGACCAAACAAAACTGACTACTGTGGGCATGGATGACACAGGCAAATCAAAGAAAGAATCGAGGACTTAGTTTCTGAATATATGTCAGTATGTTTTTGAGCGTTGTATAAATGGAGCATATTTATACCTTTGAAGAGGGAAATAGAAAGTAATTACTGTGTGGAAGAGCAAGAGTTAAAAAATGTGTGGTAAAGGTGTAAAAAAAACTCCTCAGGGGtgaggacacctgagtggctcactcagttaagggttcaactcttgatttcagctcatggcatgatctcagggtcatgcaatcaagccccacatcaggctccacatttggggggggtctgcttgagattctcttactccctctccttctgcccctcaccccaccattctctctctctcccaaataaataaatattttctttgtaatactACATACAGATTATGCAAGGGCAATTAAGAATGAAGAATTagatcatgagagagagaagagggatggAAAGATCCATTGGGTTATATTTTAAAGCCATTACCATGAATGGCATCTTGACAGAAGAGACTTACTGAAGTAGCAGAGtgatggagggggagggaaacTTTGAAAAATACCCACATCCTGTGGGAGAGGAAAAGTGaaggcagatgaggaaacaggaggTAGAAGTAGAAGATGTGGTGAGATGCCATGAAATCagcaaagagattaaaaagcAGGAGactaaatatttgtaatttacccaaataaattaaattgagGGAGAATTGAGAGAAATATACTTGATTTGTTAGTT from Canis lupus dingo isolate Sandy chromosome 21, ASM325472v2, whole genome shotgun sequence encodes:
- the LOC112667494 gene encoding 60S ribosomal protein L7-like; translation: METAEEKKKVPAVPETLKKKRRNFAELKIKRLRKKFAQKMLRKARRKLIYEEAKHYHKEYRQMYRTEIRMARMARKAGNFYVPAEPKLAFVIRIRGINGVSPKVRKVLQLLRLRQIFNGTFVKLNKASVNMLRTVEPSAWGYPNLKSVNELIYKRGYGKINKKRIALTDNTLIARSLGKYGIICMEDLIHEIYTVGKRFKEANNFLWPFKLSSPRVGMKKMTTHFVEGGDAGNREDQINRLIRRMN